From Variimorphobacter saccharofermentans, one genomic window encodes:
- the rpoZ gene encoding DNA-directed RNA polymerase subunit omega, with product MLHPSYNDLMKIVNSEVEPGEQPVVNSRYSIVIATARRARQIIDGAQPMVDVVYPKPLSIAVEELYQSKVKIVGDDEKKDESAS from the coding sequence ATGTTACATCCATCATATAACGATTTAATGAAAATAGTAAACAGCGAGGTGGAGCCAGGAGAACAGCCTGTAGTTAACAGTCGATACTCCATCGTTATTGCAACTGCGAGAAGAGCAAGACAGATTATTGACGGTGCACAACCAATGGTTGATGTTGTATATCCGAAGCCTTTGTCAATTGCAGTGGAAGAATTATACCAATCAAAAGTAAAAATTGTTGGTGATGATGAGAAAAAGGATGAGTCTGCTTCGTAA
- a CDS encoding DUF370 domain-containing protein, with the protein MSKLVNVGFGNVVNSSKIISIISPEAAPIKRMVQSAKDSGMAIDATCGRRTKAVIVTESGHLILSSLLPETIAGRVNQKDNSDFSENGLTD; encoded by the coding sequence TTGAGTAAGCTAGTGAATGTGGGATTTGGAAATGTTGTAAATAGTAGTAAAATTATTAGTATTATCAGCCCGGAAGCCGCTCCTATTAAGCGGATGGTACAGTCAGCTAAGGACAGTGGGATGGCAATTGATGCCACCTGTGGTAGAAGAACGAAAGCAGTGATTGTCACGGAAAGTGGTCATCTGATATTATCTTCATTACTTCCCGAAACCATAGCCGGGCGGGTTAATCAAAAGGATAATTCGGATTTTTCAGAGAATGGATTAACAGATTAA